The genomic window CGTCCGCTTGCCCAGATCCCGGTACGAGAGGCGGCCGGCTCGCTGGCGAAGCCGCCGCAGATCACCGGCGAACCGGAGAAGGGGAGTGTCCTCCGATTCCAGCGGACGTTCCTGCCGGGGCATGACACCTTCCTCTGTTCAGGGTTTGTCGTTCAGTTCCCGGCACCGAACCCGAACATCGACGGGACACCTAGGTTCGAGCCGAATCCACAGTAGAAGGGGTCACCATGCGATTGCGAAACCTTCGTGCCCTCGCCGCGGCATCGGCCGCCGTCCTGGTTCTCTCGTCCGCGGCATGCGGCTCCAGTGAGAAGACCACGGACAAGACGGAATCCGGCGGCGCTCAACTGATCGGCGTCACCATGCCCACCCGATCCTCACAGCGCTGGATCGGTGACGGGGAGAACGTCAAGAAGGCCCTGGAAACGCTCGGCTACCAGGTTGATCTCCAGTACGCCGAGGACGACATCCCCACCCAGGTCAACCAGGTCGAGAGTCAGATCACCAGGGGTGCGAAGCTGCTGATCATCGCGCCGGTCGACGGCACCGCGATGACCACCCAGTTGCAGACCGCGGCGGACCGCAAGATCCCGGTCATTGCGTACGACTGGCTGCTGCGCAACAGTCCCAACGTCGACTACTACGCCACTTTCGACAACTACAAGGTCGGGGTCCAGCAGGCGACCTCGCTGCTCATCGGATTGAAACTGCTCGACGCCGACGGGTCGCCGGGCGCCGCGAAGGGCCCGTTCAACGTCGAGTTGTTCGCCGGTTCGCCGGACGACAACAACGCCACCTTCTTCTTCGACGGGGCGATGTCGGTGCTCAAGCCGTACCTGGACAAGGGCACGCTGGTGGTGCCGAGCAGGCAGACCGACTTCAAGACGATCGCCATCCTGCGGTGGCAGGCCGAGGTCGCCCAGAAACGGATGGAGAACCTGCTGACCTCGACGTACCGGTCCGGGCTGAAGGTGCAGGGGGTGCTGTCGCCGTACGACGGGATCTCGATCGGCATCGTGTCCGCGCTGCGCACCAGCGGGTACGGCATCAACGGGCAGCCGTACCCGGTGATCACCGGTCAGGACGCCGAGACGACGTCGATCAAGTCGATCATCGACGGTGAGCAGTACTCGACGGTCTTCAAGGACTTCCGTGAGCTGGCCAAGACGAGCGCCCAGATGGCCGACGCGATCCTCAAAGGCCAGAAGCCGACGGTGAACAACGACAAGGACTACGACAACGGTGTGAAGGTCGTGCCGGCGATGCTGCTCGACACCAGCATCGTGAACAAGGCCAACTACGAACAGGCGCTGATCACCAGCGGCTTCTACCGCAAGGACCAGCTTCGATAAGGGGCGTCAGGCAAGCTGCTTGTCCGGTGCGGGCGTGGTCACGGGAATCCGGACGTGGCCGGTGAGAACGCCGGCACCGGGCTGGTGGCGAATGACGGCGGGCCGCCCGGCCAGCAGCAGCGGGCGCAGGTCGGCGGCGACCATGTGAGCGAACGCCGCGGGGCTGATCACGTGCAGGGACGTGTTCAGGTGTGCCAGGACCACCCGGGCCAGGAACGCGCCGTCCGGCTGGTCCGCGAACAGCAGGGCGGTGACCCGGTCGAGGAAGGGGCGACAGGCGGCCGGGGTCTCGACCCGGGCGTGCCCGGACAGCCCGGTGCGGATCTCGGCGGGCAGGTGCGGGGCGAGCAGTTCCGAGGCCCGAGGGGGGAGGACGTCGGCGAGCGCGCCCAGCACTCCGACGACGACTCGCAGACTTTCGCGGCGACCGTGCAGCCGAGCTTGGTGCTCGACACCGGAGAGGAGAGTATCGATATCCACCGGGAGTCCTTCCTAAACCTGTATGACCGACCCGGTTGTGCCCTGGCGTTCGGGGCTGAAACCGCGAAGAGGCGGACGTCACCCGAACCCGGAAGTGAGTATCGATACCGAACCCTCTTGCCGGTGTTTCCCGGAGATTAAATACTGTCGATTGATGGGAGCGCTCCCATCCAATGTTGGCCAGACCCCTCTCCGCCCCCGAAGGAGACCCTTGTGAAGCACCGCCCATGGCTCGCGGGCGCCACCGCCCTCGCCGTCGCAGCCGTCACCGCTTTTTCCCTGCCGGCCCTCGCCGCCGCAAGCGGCACCGGAACCGGATACCTGCACACCAGCGGCAACAAGATCGTCGACAGCACCGGCGCGACCGTACGCCTGACCGGCATCAACTGGTTCGGCATGGAAACCGACAACAAGACCTTCCACGGCCTGTGGTCCAGCAATCCGTGGAAGAGCCAGATCGACACGATGGCCTCGCTCGGCTACAACACGCTGCGTGTCCCGTTCTCCGATGACGCCCTCAAGGCTGGCGCGACCGCATCCGGGATCAACGACTTCACCAACCCGGATCTGGTCGGGCTCTCCCCGCTGCAGATCCTCGACAAGGTCGTCGGCTACGCCGGCGACAAGGGGATGCGCATCATCCTCGACCGGCACCGCCCCACCGCGGCCGGGCAGACGGCGCTCTGGTACACCACCGCCGTGCCGGAAAGCACCTGGATCGCGAACTGGAAAGCCCTTGCCCAGCGCTACGCCGGCAACACCACCGTGATCGGCGCGGACCTGCACAACGAACCGCACGCCGAAGGCACCAACCCGGCCGCCACCGGTGCCTGCTGGGGTTGCGGCGACACCGCCCGCGACTGGCGACTCGCCGCCGAACGCGCCGGTAACGCCGTCCTCGCCGTCCAACCGAACTGGCTGATCTTCGTCGAAGGCGTCAGCTGCCCCAGCGGCGGCCTCTCCAACGTCTGGGACAACGACCCGAGCAACGACGAGGACTGCGGCTGGTGGGGCGGGAACCTCTCCAAAGCAGGCCAATTCCCGGTACGCCTCGACGTCGCGAATCGCCTCGTCTATTCACCCCACGAGTACGCCACCTCGGTCTACCACCAGGCCTGGTTCGACGACCCGGCCTACCCGGCGAACATGCCGGCGATCTGGGACAAGTACTGGGGCTACCTCTACAAGCAGAACATCGCGCCGATCATGATGGGCGAGTTCGGCACCACCCTGCAGGCCGACGTCGACAAGATCTGGCTGCAGGAACTCCTCAAGTACACCGGCACCGGCGTCAACGGCATGTCCTTCACCTACTGGTCC from Actinoplanes derwentensis includes these protein-coding regions:
- the chvE gene encoding multiple monosaccharide ABC transporter substrate-binding protein, coding for MRLRNLRALAAASAAVLVLSSAACGSSEKTTDKTESGGAQLIGVTMPTRSSQRWIGDGENVKKALETLGYQVDLQYAEDDIPTQVNQVESQITRGAKLLIIAPVDGTAMTTQLQTAADRKIPVIAYDWLLRNSPNVDYYATFDNYKVGVQQATSLLIGLKLLDADGSPGAAKGPFNVELFAGSPDDNNATFFFDGAMSVLKPYLDKGTLVVPSRQTDFKTIAILRWQAEVAQKRMENLLTSTYRSGLKVQGVLSPYDGISIGIVSALRTSGYGINGQPYPVITGQDAETTSIKSIIDGEQYSTVFKDFRELAKTSAQMADAILKGQKPTVNNDKDYDNGVKVVPAMLLDTSIVNKANYEQALITSGFYRKDQLR
- a CDS encoding DUF2267 domain-containing protein, which gives rise to MDIDTLLSGVEHQARLHGRRESLRVVVGVLGALADVLPPRASELLAPHLPAEIRTGLSGHARVETPAACRPFLDRVTALLFADQPDGAFLARVVLAHLNTSLHVISPAAFAHMVAADLRPLLLAGRPAVIRHQPGAGVLTGHVRIPVTTPAPDKQLA
- a CDS encoding cellulase family glycosylhydrolase — encoded protein: MKHRPWLAGATALAVAAVTAFSLPALAAASGTGTGYLHTSGNKIVDSTGATVRLTGINWFGMETDNKTFHGLWSSNPWKSQIDTMASLGYNTLRVPFSDDALKAGATASGINDFTNPDLVGLSPLQILDKVVGYAGDKGMRIILDRHRPTAAGQTALWYTTAVPESTWIANWKALAQRYAGNTTVIGADLHNEPHAEGTNPAATGACWGCGDTARDWRLAAERAGNAVLAVQPNWLIFVEGVSCPSGGLSNVWDNDPSNDEDCGWWGGNLSKAGQFPVRLDVANRLVYSPHEYATSVYHQAWFDDPAYPANMPAIWDKYWGYLYKQNIAPIMMGEFGTTLQADVDKIWLQELLKYTGTGVNGMSFTYWSWNPNSGDTGGIANDDWTTINQSKQAIIQPYLIAPAGGGASPQPSTSASSSTPPVPAGSCTATYTQDNSWQGGFQGQLKIQNTGGTAANPWQVTWTWPSGVTLASGWNATVTQSGTTVTAAAPGYSPALAAGSSVTVGFTANGTAGAPAAVKLNGVTCS